DNA from Rubripirellula lacrimiformis:
CGTGGCAAGAGTTCGCCTTTGAACCGCCGTCATCAAACCAAGCCGAGTCGTGATCCTGTGACGGGACCACGCCGCATCGGACTCGTCTCGGCCACGACGCTGGTGGCTGCCAGCATGATCGGGGTCGGCGTCTACACGACCAGCGGGTTCACCTTGGCAGCCCTGGGTTCGCCCGACCAAGTCGTCGCGGCATGGATCGTGGCCGGCGTGATCGCCATCTGTGGTGCCAGCGGATACGCCAGCCTATCGTCGCGGTTCCATCAATCGGGCGGCGAATACCTGTTCCTAAGCCGGACGCTGCATCCGATCGCAGGCGTGATCGCAGGATTGGTTTCGATGTTGGCTGGGTTCACCGGAGCCATCGCCATCGCCGCCATCGGGCTCGAAGAATACGCACGGCCGCTGCTGGGAGAAACGTTGGCGAGCCTGCCCAGCGGTACGATCGCGGTCGCATCGGTGGCCGCCGCAGCGACACTGCACTCGATCGGCATCCGCGGGGCGTCTCGCATCCAAGACGTGATCGTGATCGCCAAGTTGTTGATGATCGCCGGCTTCATCGTATTGGCCGTTTCCAGCAGCCGCGGCGATGGATCGCTGCCCAATTCTCCGGTTGCCAATACTCCGGCTACCAATTCTCCGACTACCAATTCTCCGACTACCAGTGGGCCGGTTGCCAACGTGCCACCTGCCGCTGACACGCCGGCCGATGCCCCAATCGATCGCCAGGCTTCCGATAGCGGCCTGGACGACAGCGTGCCTGCAGACACCGTCGTGGATGAACCGGCCAGTTTCGATTGGCTGAATTTCGCTCAGCAGTTGGTGTGGATTTCGTTCAGTTATGCAGGGTTCAACGCGGCGGTGTATGTGGCTGGCGAGGTGCGTGATCCACAGCGCAACATTCCTCGCGCGTTGGTCGGTGGCACCGTGATGGTGACGATACTGTACGTCATTCTGAACTGGATCTTTGTCACTTCCGCCCCGGTCGAACAACTGACCGACCCAGCGAACATTTCGCAGATCGCGGCCGCGTCGGCGGTTGCGATTGGCGGCGACGGCTTTTCGACGTTGGTCCGGTTGGTGATTGTGGTGTCGTTGATGACATCCGTATCGGCGATGGTGATGACGGGAC
Protein-coding regions in this window:
- a CDS encoding APC family permease, whose amino-acid sequence is MNRRHQTKPSRDPVTGPRRIGLVSATTLVAASMIGVGVYTTSGFTLAALGSPDQVVAAWIVAGVIAICGASGYASLSSRFHQSGGEYLFLSRTLHPIAGVIAGLVSMLAGFTGAIAIAAIGLEEYARPLLGETLASLPSGTIAVASVAAAATLHSIGIRGASRIQDVIVIAKLLMIAGFIVLAVSSSRGDGSLPNSPVANTPATNSPTTNSPTTSGPVANVPPAADTPADAPIDRQASDSGLDDSVPADTVVDEPASFDWLNFAQQLVWISFSYAGFNAAVYVAGEVRDPQRNIPRALVGGTVMVTILYVILNWIFVTSAPVEQLTDPANISQIAAASAVAIGGDGFSTLVRLVIVVSLMTSVSAMVMTGPRVYAKMADDGFLPSWFRFEDRPPVAAIGFQAALAITAILIASLTQLLGYLGLTLSVCSALTVAMLWVDRARGRITRLPLWGMPAAIYVIATLVITTLYAIQEPGQAKVAGLTIAVGTVACLIGRRRKH